The Synechococcus sp. MU1643 genome contains a region encoding:
- a CDS encoding ABC transporter ATP-binding protein yields the protein MAALRLDLIGRYLRPHRRTVLLGAIALVVVNVLRVTIPWEVRSVVDELQKGFSYAGVLRQAGWVVLLASTMGVIRLTSRQLIFGVGRQVEVDLRQRLFEHMLRQEPDWIQGKGSGEVISRATSDVENIRRLLGFAILSLTNTLLAYALTLPAMLAIDPWLTLAAVGLYPVMLSTVRLFGGRMMRQKRAQQEELSALSNLIQEDLSGIGAIKIYGQEGAEQEAFASRNRRYRDSAIRLARTQSTLFPLLQGISSLSVLLLLAIGSGQLAAGRLSIGGLVALILYVEQLVFPTALLGFTLNTFQTGQVSLERVEELLKREPEIKDPDPSEVQPHPTTDRRGRFEARGLTVKYQGAEQNTLNGLQFCIEPGELVAVVGAVGCGKTTLARAFGRMVPLEPGQLFLDGVDVTQMPLKTLRRDVAIVPQEGFLFTSTLADNLRYGDPEASDQLVELAAEQARLADDVKGFPDGFGTIVGERGITLSGGQRQRTALGRALLMSAPVLILDDALASVDNNTAAAILDSIRAQDDRTIVMISHQLSAAAACDRILVMENGRIVQQGHHNALIQQPGVYKRLWERQQASQQLDALAS from the coding sequence ATGGCCGCCCTTCGTCTCGACCTGATCGGCCGCTATCTGCGTCCCCACCGCCGCACGGTGCTGCTGGGAGCCATTGCCTTGGTGGTGGTCAACGTTTTGCGGGTCACGATCCCGTGGGAAGTGCGCAGCGTTGTGGACGAGCTGCAGAAGGGATTCAGCTACGCCGGAGTCCTGCGCCAAGCGGGATGGGTTGTGCTGCTTGCGAGCACCATGGGCGTGATCCGGCTGACCTCGCGCCAACTCATCTTTGGTGTGGGTCGGCAGGTGGAAGTGGATCTGCGACAGCGCCTGTTCGAGCACATGCTCCGCCAGGAACCCGATTGGATTCAAGGCAAAGGCAGCGGTGAAGTAATCAGTCGAGCCACGAGCGATGTGGAAAACATCCGGCGCCTGCTCGGATTCGCGATTCTTAGCCTGACCAACACGCTGCTGGCCTATGCGCTGACGCTGCCCGCAATGTTGGCCATCGATCCGTGGCTGACCCTGGCCGCCGTCGGGCTCTACCCCGTGATGCTCAGCACGGTGCGCCTTTTCGGTGGGCGCATGATGCGTCAAAAGCGCGCGCAGCAGGAAGAACTCTCCGCCCTAAGCAACCTGATTCAAGAAGATCTCTCTGGGATCGGGGCCATCAAGATCTACGGCCAAGAGGGTGCGGAACAGGAGGCCTTCGCTTCACGTAACCGCCGCTATCGCGACAGCGCTATTCGGCTGGCGAGAACACAAAGCACCCTGTTCCCGCTGCTTCAGGGCATTTCATCCCTCTCTGTTCTTTTGCTGTTGGCCATCGGCAGCGGGCAACTCGCAGCCGGTCGTCTGAGCATTGGAGGACTGGTAGCCCTGATCCTTTATGTGGAGCAGCTCGTCTTCCCAACAGCATTGCTGGGATTCACGCTCAACACCTTCCAGACCGGCCAGGTGAGCCTCGAGCGGGTGGAGGAATTGCTGAAACGGGAACCAGAGATCAAAGACCCTGATCCCTCTGAAGTTCAGCCCCATCCAACAACCGACCGCCGGGGGCGTTTTGAAGCCCGCGGCCTGACGGTCAAATATCAAGGTGCTGAGCAGAACACCCTCAATGGCCTGCAGTTCTGCATCGAACCAGGGGAGTTGGTTGCCGTAGTAGGGGCCGTGGGCTGCGGCAAGACCACCCTGGCTCGGGCGTTCGGTCGCATGGTTCCACTGGAACCAGGACAACTGTTCCTGGATGGCGTGGATGTCACCCAGATGCCTCTAAAGACGTTGCGCCGTGACGTGGCGATCGTTCCCCAGGAGGGCTTTCTGTTCACCAGCACCCTGGCGGACAACCTCCGCTACGGCGATCCTGAGGCCAGTGATCAGCTGGTTGAGTTGGCGGCAGAACAAGCCCGTCTGGCTGATGACGTGAAGGGCTTTCCTGATGGTTTCGGAACCATCGTTGGGGAACGCGGCATCACGTTGAGTGGTGGTCAACGTCAACGCACAGCCCTGGGGCGGGCTCTTCTGATGTCGGCGCCGGTGTTGATCCTGGACGACGCCTTGGCAAGCGTCGACAACAACACGGCAGCGGCGATTTTGGATTCGATTCGAGCCCAGGATGATCGGACCATCGTGATGATCAGCCATCAACTTTCAGCCGCAGCGGCCTGTGATCGCATCCTGGTGATGGAGAACGGACGCATCGTTCAACAGGGACACCACAACGCCTTGATCCAACAGCCGGGTGTGTACAAACGTCTTTGGGAGCGTCAACAGGCATCTCAACAACTGGATGCGTTGGCTTCCTGA
- the msrA gene encoding peptide-methionine (S)-S-oxide reductase MsrA: protein MLPSWLSPRGDAEPSAPATHAVLGTPLKAPLMADQKEAIFACGCFWGAEKGFWRLPGVMSTAVGYAGGQTEQPTYNQVCSGRTGHTEVVRVVWSRPALDFSDLLKLFWECHDPTQGNRQGNDTGSQYRSAIYTFNPEHLQLALASRDAYQAALSAKGYGAITTEILADQTFYFAEDYHQQYLAKPGSRPYCSAMPTQTLLGEFEGSNYKLPKQVWDKYDWSVSHCVLRSDNSPIALG from the coding sequence ATGCTTCCTTCCTGGCTGTCTCCCCGCGGCGACGCCGAACCATCTGCACCGGCAACACACGCAGTGTTGGGAACACCGCTGAAGGCCCCACTGATGGCCGACCAGAAAGAAGCAATCTTTGCCTGTGGCTGCTTCTGGGGCGCTGAGAAAGGTTTTTGGCGACTCCCAGGGGTGATGAGCACTGCCGTGGGCTACGCGGGAGGCCAAACCGAGCAACCGACTTACAACCAGGTTTGTTCCGGCAGAACCGGGCACACGGAAGTGGTGCGCGTGGTGTGGAGCCGCCCCGCTCTGGATTTCAGCGACCTGCTGAAACTGTTCTGGGAGTGTCACGACCCCACCCAAGGCAACCGGCAGGGCAACGACACCGGCAGCCAATACCGGTCAGCCATTTACACGTTCAATCCGGAGCATCTGCAACTGGCCCTCGCCAGCCGGGACGCCTATCAAGCCGCACTCTCTGCCAAGGGTTATGGCGCCATCACCACCGAAATCCTGGCAGACCAAACCTTCTATTTCGCCGAGGACTATCACCAGCAGTACCTCGCCAAACCGGGAAGCCGCCCCTACTGCTCTGCGATGCCAACACAGACGCTGCTTGGTGAGTTCGAAGGATCGAACTACAAACTCCCAAAGCAGGTCTGGGACAAGTACGACTGGTCTGTCAGCCACTGCGTGCTTCGATCCGACAACAGCCCAATCGCTCTGGGCTGA
- a CDS encoding Crp/Fnr family transcriptional regulator — translation MLATPSADLSSKALGFKAFLESSYDNRNVVYVTSGSLIPLLKNSVWFVVRGMVKLGAVSVHGDELVLGLVGPNEPFAAAFTNVEAYEAVALTDCDLLCCNLAELEQSPQLALGLAKAMAARYRQAESLLSLLGLRRVEERVRGFLELLAKDFGEPCDSGLRLNLRLTHQEIASALSTTRVTVTRVLGQLRDEGWLQIDASRHLVVTSAGRR, via the coding sequence ATGCTTGCCACTCCGTCCGCTGATCTGAGTTCAAAGGCTCTGGGTTTCAAGGCGTTTCTTGAAAGCAGCTACGACAATCGCAATGTTGTATATGTCACCTCAGGAAGTCTCATTCCTCTGCTGAAGAACAGCGTTTGGTTTGTGGTTCGCGGCATGGTGAAGCTGGGGGCTGTGTCAGTCCATGGCGATGAGCTGGTGCTTGGCCTTGTGGGGCCGAATGAACCCTTCGCTGCGGCATTCACCAATGTGGAGGCCTACGAGGCTGTCGCACTTACCGATTGCGATCTGCTCTGCTGCAATCTGGCGGAGCTTGAGCAGTCTCCTCAGTTGGCGCTCGGCTTGGCCAAGGCCATGGCCGCCCGCTACCGCCAAGCGGAGTCGCTCCTGTCTCTGCTGGGGCTGCGCCGCGTTGAAGAACGAGTCCGGGGCTTTCTGGAACTGCTCGCCAAGGACTTTGGCGAACCCTGTGATTCTGGTCTTCGCCTAAACCTTCGCCTGACCCATCAGGAGATCGCTAGCGCCCTCAGCACCACAAGGGTGACTGTGACCCGCGTCTTGGGTCAGTTGCGGGATGAAGGCTGGCTTCAGATTGATGCCTCCAGGCATCTGGTGGTGACCAGCGCCGGCCGCCGCTGA
- the pstS gene encoding phosphate ABC transporter substrate-binding protein PstS gives MGTSFPVISSLSVLAVGLAACGGSSSVSSLNAAGASFPAKVYQSWFADLAGSGGLKVNYQAVGSGSGRKAFIDQTVNFGASDDPMKKKDMAKVGRGVVQIPMVGGTIAFGYNKPGCDLKLTQEQAVKVAMGVVKNWKELGCQPGTLTWVHRSDGSGTTKAFTNSMQAFSKTWTLGTGKSVKWPAGVGAKGNSGVAGLIRNRVGAIGYVNQSYIKGNVKAAALQNLSGQFLKPSVAAGATALNGITLDKDLAGKNPNPTAKGAYPIATLTWVLAYEKGNGRNAKVVQEAFNYMLSDAAQSKASSLGFVPLKGDILAKSKAAVKKIGK, from the coding sequence TTGGGCACATCGTTCCCTGTTATTTCCAGCCTGAGCGTTCTCGCTGTTGGCCTTGCCGCCTGTGGTGGTAGTTCGAGTGTGTCCAGCCTCAATGCAGCCGGAGCGTCCTTCCCCGCCAAGGTGTACCAGAGCTGGTTCGCCGATCTCGCCGGCTCCGGTGGACTCAAGGTGAACTATCAGGCGGTGGGATCCGGTTCCGGCCGCAAAGCTTTCATTGACCAGACTGTGAACTTCGGTGCATCGGATGATCCGATGAAGAAGAAGGACATGGCCAAGGTCGGCCGTGGAGTGGTCCAGATCCCGATGGTGGGTGGCACCATCGCCTTCGGCTACAACAAGCCTGGCTGCGACCTCAAGCTGACTCAGGAGCAGGCTGTCAAGGTCGCCATGGGTGTGGTCAAGAACTGGAAGGAGCTTGGCTGCCAGCCCGGCACCCTCACCTGGGTTCACCGTTCTGATGGCTCTGGCACCACCAAGGCCTTCACCAACTCCATGCAGGCCTTCTCCAAGACCTGGACACTCGGCACAGGCAAATCCGTCAAGTGGCCTGCAGGTGTTGGCGCCAAAGGCAACTCTGGTGTTGCTGGCCTGATCCGGAATCGGGTCGGTGCTATTGGGTACGTGAATCAGTCGTACATCAAGGGCAACGTCAAAGCTGCTGCTCTTCAGAACCTTTCAGGACAATTCCTCAAGCCTTCAGTGGCTGCAGGTGCTACTGCCCTGAACGGAATCACTCTGGACAAGGATCTGGCTGGTAAGAACCCCAACCCCACCGCCAAAGGCGCTTATCCCATCGCTACTCTCACTTGGGTTTTGGCGTATGAGAAAGGCAACGGCCGCAACGCCAAGGTGGTGCAGGAGGCCTTCAACTACATGCTGAGCGACGCTGCTCAGAGCAAAGCTTCTTCCCTGGGCTTCGTTCCCCTGAAGGGCGACATCCTGGCCAAGTCCAAGGCTGCTGTCAAAAAGATCGGCAAGTGA
- a CDS encoding 3'-5' exonuclease, with protein MPEQLDLLAGFSRPQAETQTAPTLLPSSPAVEPEAKADQPEHAPEASPTTLLIIDTETSGLDPQQDQCLEVGCILFDVPSRSVLAQQSFLLPVDSNAAEAINRIPAAVTRRPQPWQEALVWFEHLLAAADLLVAHNAAFDRQWFGLGVVPATATPWLCTMEDIRWPGERQLRSRPSVRDLALAYGVPVWAAHRALSDCIYIAEVFARCDDLEQLLERGLEPRQLMRARVSFEERHLAKAAGFRWNDPIKGAWTRRLSDREVAELDFLVAPVELETDRLSA; from the coding sequence ATGCCTGAACAGCTCGATTTGCTTGCGGGGTTTTCAAGACCTCAGGCGGAGACCCAAACAGCGCCAACCCTGTTGCCTTCATCACCAGCCGTCGAGCCCGAGGCCAAGGCTGATCAGCCAGAGCACGCGCCAGAGGCCTCCCCGACCACTTTGCTGATCATTGACACCGAAACCTCCGGTTTGGATCCGCAGCAGGACCAGTGCCTTGAGGTGGGCTGCATTTTGTTTGATGTGCCGAGTCGTTCGGTGCTGGCGCAGCAATCGTTTCTTCTGCCCGTGGATTCCAACGCGGCAGAGGCGATCAACCGGATTCCCGCCGCCGTCACCCGTCGGCCCCAGCCCTGGCAGGAGGCGCTGGTGTGGTTTGAGCATCTGCTAGCTGCTGCCGATCTGCTGGTGGCCCATAACGCGGCCTTTGATCGCCAGTGGTTTGGTCTTGGTGTCGTGCCGGCCACCGCAACACCGTGGCTTTGCACCATGGAAGACATCCGTTGGCCGGGGGAGCGTCAGTTGCGTTCGCGGCCGTCGGTGCGGGACCTGGCCTTGGCCTATGGCGTCCCGGTCTGGGCCGCCCACCGCGCCCTCAGCGATTGCATCTATATCGCAGAGGTGTTCGCACGTTGTGACGACCTTGAGCAGCTGTTGGAGCGGGGCCTGGAACCGCGCCAGTTGATGCGTGCCCGGGTGTCCTTCGAAGAACGCCATCTGGCCAAAGCAGCGGGTTTCCGTTGGAACGATCCGATCAAGGGGGCCTGGACCCGTCGTTTGAGCGATCGCGAGGTGGCGGAACTTGATTTTCTTGTTGCCCCCGTTGAGCTCGAGACCGATCGCCTCAGCGCCTGA
- a CDS encoding peroxiredoxin, which yields MALGIGDRLPSFSLEDQNGDLRTPASVQGRWLVLFFYPKDDTPGCTAEACSFRDNAESFAALDAEVWGISGDDAVSHRRFATRHNLTFPLLCDRNNALRREMGVPKALGLLPGRVTYIVDGEGVIRHTFSNLLDGPAHVREAQQVLNQLRG from the coding sequence ATGGCCCTCGGGATCGGCGACCGGCTCCCCTCCTTCAGCCTGGAGGATCAGAACGGTGACCTTCGCACTCCCGCCTCGGTTCAGGGCCGCTGGCTCGTGCTGTTCTTCTATCCCAAGGACGACACGCCAGGCTGCACGGCTGAAGCCTGCAGCTTCCGCGACAACGCTGAGAGCTTTGCGGCCCTCGATGCAGAGGTTTGGGGCATCAGCGGTGATGACGCCGTCAGCCACCGCCGTTTCGCCACCCGCCACAACCTCACGTTTCCTCTGCTTTGCGACCGCAATAACGCCCTGCGCCGCGAGATGGGTGTACCCAAAGCCCTTGGTCTGCTGCCCGGTCGCGTCACCTACATCGTTGACGGGGAGGGAGTGATCCGTCACACCTTCAGCAACCTCTTGGATGGTCCGGCCCACGTGCGTGAAGCACAGCAGGTGCTGAATCAGCTGCGCGGTTGA
- a CDS encoding DUF1350 family protein: MANWRQLGAIWQLRPAEPKGLIEFIGGSYLAATPQISYRRLLEDLAAGGLAVHAWAYVPGFDHQRQARDAWSAFRSARRQLEERCGALSAPLRLGHSLGCKLHLLAPDGGRGSRALVALSFNNFNADRSIPLLGELAPRLGVETEFSPSPAETLRLISRHYQQERNLVVRFGRDELDQSGDLIEALRERPSDASSTLELPGDHLTPASAGLRRSFLGDWADDPKRVAVIRQLSQTIGKAIRP; the protein is encoded by the coding sequence ATGGCCAACTGGCGTCAGCTGGGTGCGATCTGGCAACTGCGGCCGGCCGAACCCAAGGGATTGATCGAATTCATCGGCGGCAGCTATCTGGCAGCCACACCCCAGATCAGCTACCGCAGGCTGCTGGAAGACCTAGCGGCGGGCGGGTTGGCCGTGCATGCCTGGGCCTATGTGCCTGGGTTCGATCATCAACGCCAGGCCCGCGATGCCTGGAGTGCCTTCCGCTCAGCGCGTCGCCAACTTGAGGAGCGCTGCGGGGCCCTTTCAGCTCCGCTGCGGCTTGGCCACAGCCTGGGATGCAAGCTTCACCTGCTGGCCCCCGATGGGGGTCGCGGCAGCAGGGCCCTGGTGGCCCTGAGCTTCAACAACTTCAACGCCGACCGTTCGATTCCCCTGCTGGGCGAACTGGCACCCCGGCTCGGGGTGGAAACCGAGTTCAGCCCCAGTCCAGCCGAAACGCTTCGCTTGATCAGCCGCCACTACCAACAGGAGCGGAATCTGGTGGTGCGCTTCGGCCGCGATGAGCTGGATCAAAGCGGTGATCTGATCGAGGCCCTTCGAGAACGTCCCTCCGACGCCAGCTCAACCCTGGAACTTCCCGGCGATCACCTCACGCCGGCCAGTGCCGGGCTGCGACGCAGCTTCCTAGGAGACTGGGCGGACGACCCCAAGCGGGTGGCGGTCATCCGTCAGCTGAGCCAAACCATCGGCAAGGCGATCAGGCCCTGA
- the acs gene encoding acetate--CoA ligase produces the protein MTDANTTIESVLQEQRVFEPPADTSAKARIGSLEAYRAMADAAKNDPDAFWGEAACRELHWFEPFHTVLDWSNPPFARWFEGGTTNLSYNCLDRHLDGPKAQKTALIWEGEPGDVRRFTYQELHAEVCKAANGLKAMGIGKGDLVALYMPMVPEAAIAMLACARIGAPHSVVFGGFSAEALRDRLNDGEVKAVITADGGFRKDNPVSLKPAVDAALANGACPSVTGVLVVQRTKQDVEMVAGRDQWWHDLVEGQSDDCPAAPMASEDRLFVLYTSGSTGKPKGVVHTTAGYNLWAHLTFQWIFDIRDEDVFWCTADVGWITGHSYIVYGPLSNGATTVMYEGAPRPSKPGAFWELIQKHGITIFYTAPTAIRAFMKSGRSVPDQFDMSSLRLLGTVGEPINPEAWMWYRDVIGGNRCSIVDTWWQTETGGVMISPLPGATPTKPGSATLPLPGIQADIIDAEGNSCGADEGGYLAVRAPWPGMMRTVHGNPQRFRESYWEHIRPADGSYLYFAGDGARRDADGYFWVMGRVDDVINVSGHRLGTMEIESALVSHPAVAEAAVVGRPDDLKGEGIVAFVTLESGREGDDALVKELRIHVGKEIGPIARPDEIRCSDALPKTRSGKIMRRILRALAAGQEVSGDTSTLEDRSVLDRLRA, from the coding sequence GTGACCGACGCCAACACCACGATCGAAAGCGTGCTGCAGGAGCAGCGGGTGTTCGAGCCGCCAGCAGACACCTCCGCTAAAGCTCGCATCGGCAGCCTCGAGGCCTACCGGGCCATGGCCGATGCCGCCAAAAACGATCCAGATGCGTTCTGGGGTGAGGCCGCCTGCCGAGAACTGCATTGGTTCGAGCCCTTCCATACCGTGCTCGACTGGTCCAATCCTCCGTTTGCGCGCTGGTTTGAGGGTGGTACGACGAACCTCTCCTACAACTGCCTGGACCGTCATCTCGATGGGCCAAAGGCTCAGAAAACAGCGTTGATCTGGGAAGGAGAGCCGGGGGATGTGCGCCGGTTCACCTACCAGGAACTGCATGCCGAGGTCTGCAAAGCCGCCAATGGCCTCAAGGCCATGGGCATTGGCAAGGGTGATCTTGTGGCGCTTTATATGCCGATGGTGCCTGAGGCGGCGATCGCCATGCTCGCTTGCGCTCGCATTGGTGCTCCCCATTCGGTGGTGTTCGGTGGCTTTTCCGCAGAAGCCCTAAGGGACCGTCTCAATGACGGCGAAGTGAAAGCGGTGATTACCGCTGATGGCGGCTTCCGCAAGGACAATCCGGTGTCTCTCAAGCCCGCGGTGGATGCGGCGCTGGCCAACGGCGCCTGCCCCTCGGTGACCGGTGTGCTTGTGGTGCAGCGCACCAAGCAGGACGTGGAGATGGTTGCCGGTCGCGATCAGTGGTGGCATGACCTGGTGGAGGGTCAAAGTGACGACTGCCCCGCTGCCCCGATGGCTAGCGAGGACCGCCTCTTCGTTCTTTACACATCCGGCTCCACCGGCAAACCTAAGGGCGTGGTTCATACCACCGCCGGTTACAACCTCTGGGCCCATCTCACCTTCCAGTGGATTTTCGACATCCGGGATGAGGATGTCTTCTGGTGTACCGCCGATGTGGGTTGGATCACCGGCCACAGCTACATCGTCTATGGCCCGTTATCGAACGGTGCAACGACGGTGATGTACGAGGGAGCACCGCGCCCGTCCAAGCCCGGTGCCTTCTGGGAGTTGATTCAGAAGCACGGAATCACGATCTTTTACACGGCTCCCACCGCAATCCGGGCATTTATGAAGAGCGGCCGCTCCGTTCCGGATCAGTTCGACATGAGCAGCCTCCGCCTGCTCGGCACCGTTGGCGAACCAATAAATCCGGAGGCCTGGATGTGGTATCGCGACGTGATTGGAGGCAACCGCTGCTCGATCGTCGACACCTGGTGGCAGACGGAAACCGGCGGGGTAATGATCAGCCCCCTGCCTGGTGCAACGCCCACCAAGCCCGGCTCTGCCACCCTGCCCCTGCCTGGCATTCAGGCCGACATCATCGATGCGGAAGGCAACAGCTGTGGTGCCGATGAAGGCGGGTATCTGGCGGTGCGTGCCCCCTGGCCAGGAATGATGCGTACCGTGCATGGCAACCCCCAACGCTTCCGCGAGAGCTATTGGGAGCACATCCGGCCTGCCGATGGTTCCTACCTCTATTTCGCGGGGGATGGCGCCCGGCGTGATGCCGATGGCTACTTCTGGGTCATGGGTCGCGTCGATGACGTGATCAACGTCTCGGGCCACCGTCTCGGCACGATGGAGATCGAATCAGCTCTGGTCAGTCACCCCGCGGTGGCGGAGGCGGCCGTTGTGGGTCGTCCTGATGACCTCAAGGGCGAAGGCATTGTGGCCTTCGTCACCCTCGAGTCAGGCCGTGAGGGCGATGACGCCCTGGTGAAGGAATTGCGGATCCACGTCGGCAAGGAGATCGGTCCGATCGCCCGGCCGGATGAGATCCGTTGCAGTGATGCACTTCCCAAGACCCGCAGCGGCAAGATCATGCGCCGGATCCTGCGGGCCTTGGCGGCGGGTCAGGAGGTGAGTGGCGACACCAGCACCCTGGAGGATCGCTCCGTTTTGGATCGCCTCAGGGCCTGA
- a CDS encoding HAD family phosphatase gives MKLPPAACLFDLDGLLLDTEPLHGRGWWEAAAHFGTQLSEVQLMQLKGRRRLDCAAQVDAWLAKPVGADALLAVQQPIVRALLPDAAPMPAAQELVTHCHNRGIPMALVTSSSRDAVEFKAAPHPWLEQIHERVYGDDPDLDAGKPDPAPFRLAAQRLGLHPKDCWALEDSQAGSQSALGAGCQVWLVSTTGSKHPNLNSNPCGINSLAVVLSLLS, from the coding sequence ATGAAACTGCCACCTGCCGCTTGCCTGTTCGATCTGGATGGGCTTCTGCTCGACACCGAGCCGCTGCATGGCCGGGGCTGGTGGGAAGCCGCAGCTCACTTCGGCACCCAGCTGAGCGAGGTCCAGTTGATGCAGCTGAAAGGCCGTCGCCGACTCGACTGTGCGGCCCAAGTGGATGCATGGCTGGCCAAACCGGTGGGCGCGGATGCCTTGTTGGCGGTGCAGCAACCGATTGTTCGTGCCCTGCTCCCGGATGCTGCCCCGATGCCCGCAGCGCAGGAGCTGGTAACGCACTGCCACAACCGGGGCATCCCCATGGCGCTGGTCACCAGCAGCAGCCGCGACGCCGTTGAATTCAAAGCAGCCCCCCATCCCTGGCTCGAGCAGATCCATGAACGGGTTTACGGCGACGATCCCGACCTTGACGCGGGCAAACCCGACCCCGCTCCCTTTCGGCTTGCCGCCCAGCGCCTGGGGCTCCACCCCAAAGACTGCTGGGCCCTTGAGGATTCCCAGGCCGGTAGCCAATCAGCCCTTGGCGCCGGTTGTCAGGTCTGGCTAGTGAGCACCACAGGCTCTAAGCATCCAAACTTGAACTCCAATCCCTGTGGAATCAATAGCCTGGCTGTTGTGTTGAGTCTGTTGTCTTGA
- the sds gene encoding solanesyl diphosphate synthase: protein MSTVTELLQPVETDLETLLGDLRSLIGAGHPILQAAAEHLFSAGGKRLRPGIVLLLSRALSEKGDLSPRHRRLAEITEMIHTASLVHDDVVDEASTRRGVDTVHSRFDARVAVLAGDFLFAQASWHLANLDDLDVVKLLSRVIMDLADGEVKQGLYRFDTAQTFETYLEKSYCKTASLIANSSRAAGVLTGCSPSQLDSLYQFGRQLGLAFQVVDDILDFTGNDQQLGKPAASDLASGYLTAPTFYALEEHPSLQPLIDRQFSEPGDLDKALEMVRASKAIERTRALAETFARESRESIAWLPESAAQRALMELPDFVLSRLY from the coding sequence ATGAGCACCGTTACCGAGCTACTCCAACCGGTAGAGACAGATCTTGAAACCCTGCTCGGAGACCTGCGCAGCCTGATCGGGGCAGGTCACCCCATTCTCCAGGCCGCTGCGGAACACCTGTTCAGCGCCGGTGGCAAGCGTTTACGCCCGGGCATTGTTTTGCTCCTGTCGCGCGCTCTTTCGGAGAAAGGAGATCTTTCGCCGCGCCATCGCCGCTTGGCTGAGATCACGGAAATGATCCATACCGCCTCGCTTGTTCACGACGATGTGGTAGATGAGGCTTCGACCCGGCGCGGTGTGGACACGGTCCACAGCCGTTTTGATGCCCGCGTTGCGGTTCTTGCCGGCGACTTTCTCTTCGCGCAGGCCAGCTGGCACCTCGCCAACCTCGACGACCTCGATGTGGTGAAGCTGCTGAGCCGCGTGATCATGGACCTCGCCGATGGTGAGGTTAAACAGGGTCTATACCGCTTCGATACAGCCCAAACCTTTGAGACCTACCTCGAAAAGAGCTACTGCAAGACGGCATCACTAATTGCCAACAGTTCCCGAGCAGCGGGTGTGCTCACCGGCTGCTCGCCGTCTCAGCTCGACAGCCTCTACCAATTCGGCCGCCAGTTGGGCTTGGCCTTCCAGGTGGTTGATGACATTCTCGATTTCACCGGAAACGACCAGCAGCTCGGCAAGCCTGCAGCCAGTGATCTCGCCAGTGGCTATCTAACCGCTCCCACTTTCTATGCCCTTGAGGAGCATCCATCGCTGCAGCCGTTGATTGATCGCCAGTTCTCTGAGCCCGGTGACCTGGACAAGGCGCTGGAAATGGTTCGGGCATCCAAGGCGATTGAACGCACCCGTGCGCTTGCAGAAACCTTTGCCCGCGAATCCCGTGAATCGATCGCCTGGCTGCCGGAGTCCGCAGCGCAACGCGCCTTGATGGAACTGCCGGACTTTGTCCTCAGCCGTCTGTACTGA
- the murI gene encoding glutamate racemase, with protein sequence MTQQLLGFFDSGLGGLTVLRRVLERHGSVPCVYLGDTARVPYGNRQPDDIRRIAAEVVGWLSDQQVSTVVMACNTTNALARDVAEGQAGVPVIGLIGAAAAMVETGRVGVLATPATVASSAYRASIEALHPGSVVIEQACPAFVPLIEAGEMNSEDLRRAAQAYLEPLLAASVESIVLGCTHYPLLVPLLRQLLPESVQIIDPAIGVARQLDAVLGPPARISPTPRPFSLESCRFCVTADPDAFAMRATPWLGQRPVVSLQLLQD encoded by the coding sequence ATGACGCAGCAACTGCTGGGCTTCTTCGACAGCGGACTTGGTGGCTTGACGGTTCTGCGCCGGGTGCTCGAACGCCATGGGTCTGTTCCTTGCGTTTACCTCGGCGACACGGCCCGGGTCCCCTACGGCAACCGGCAACCGGATGACATCCGGCGCATCGCCGCTGAAGTGGTGGGTTGGTTAAGCGACCAACAGGTGTCCACGGTGGTCATGGCCTGCAACACCACCAATGCCTTGGCAAGGGATGTGGCCGAGGGGCAGGCCGGGGTGCCAGTCATCGGCCTGATCGGCGCTGCCGCAGCGATGGTTGAAACGGGCCGTGTTGGTGTGTTGGCCACACCAGCCACCGTGGCCTCCTCGGCCTATCGGGCCAGCATCGAAGCACTTCACCCAGGGTCGGTGGTGATTGAGCAGGCCTGTCCTGCTTTTGTTCCCCTGATCGAAGCAGGCGAGATGAACAGCGAAGACCTGCGCCGTGCGGCCCAGGCCTATCTCGAACCCTTGCTAGCGGCTTCAGTTGAGTCGATCGTGCTGGGTTGCACCCATTACCCGCTGCTGGTGCCTCTGTTGCGTCAGCTGCTGCCGGAGTCGGTCCAGATCATTGACCCGGCCATCGGTGTGGCCCGTCAACTAGATGCCGTTTTGGGGCCACCGGCGCGGATTTCGCCGACTCCAAGGCCGTTTTCATTGGAGAGCTGCCGCTTCTGCGTCACCGCTGACCCCGATGCCTTCGCGATGCGCGCCACCCCCTGGCTGGGCCAGCGGCCTGTCGTCAGCCTTCAGCTGCTGCAGGACTGA